In Notamacropus eugenii isolate mMacEug1 chromosome 1, mMacEug1.pri_v2, whole genome shotgun sequence, one genomic interval encodes:
- the ZNF213 gene encoding zinc finger protein 213, with protein sequence MATIPGTQVQASVEAEGLLIVKVEEDSSWEQETPRPKEDTDSEIFRQRFRQFHYREANGPHEAFSQLWELCCRWLRPETRTKEQILELLVLEQFLTVLPGGIQGWVRNRYPASGEEAVAMVENLQKQPRNPLQQEEPSEEMETQGGVRNSSGLPLAQGETQAKGVSQEEGTWSQSPGTESQEQRSHGSQPASRLPALLKEGTTREMVDAFFSSGIHGTVSFGDVPFYLSREEWGYLDPAQRDLFWDIKRENFRNVSLGLGIKSQNEKASYQASLKEVEPLPGRSGGEVPWNTEEGEVWESENRPDRELRQERPIGVRRGRPPTRRRQFQDLAAEKPHSCQQCGKRFRWGSDLSRHQRTHTGEKPHKCQECEKSFRSSSDLVRHQGVHTGEKPFTCTECGKSFSRSAYLTDHQRIHTGEKPYECTECGKSFSLRSYLLDHRRVHTGERPFGCSECDKSFKQRAHLIAHQSLHAKMAQSVG encoded by the exons ATGGCTACAATTCCAGGCACGCAGGTCCAAGCCTCAGTGGAAGCAGAGGGACTCCTGATAGTAAAGGTAGAAGAGGATTCCTCCTGGGAGCAGGAAACTCCTCGACCCAAGGAGGACACCGACTCTGAGATCTTCCGTCAGCGCTTTAGGCAGTTCCATTACAGAGAGGCGAATGGGCCTCATGAAGCTTTCAGTCAGTTGTGGGAGCTCTGTTGTCGGTGGCTGAGGCCAGAAACTCGAACAAAAGAGCAGATTCTGGAGCTGCTGGTGCTGGAGCAGTTCCTGACTGTCCTGCCGGGGGGCATCCAGGGCTGGGTAAGGAATCGATACCCGGCAAGTGGGGAGGAAGCTGTAGCCATGGTGGAGAACCTGCAGAAACAGCCCAGAAACCCACTGCAGCAG GAAGAGCCCTCAGAGGAGATGGAGACTCAGGGAGGAGTTCGGAACTCCTCAGGCCTCCCACTGGCACAGGGAGAGACCCAGGCCAAGGGGGTGTCTCAAGAGGAAGGGACATGGAGCCAAAGCCCAGGAACAGAATCCCAGGAACAGAGGAGCCATGGCT CTCAACCTGCTTCCCGACTTCCTGCCCTTCTAAAGGAGGGGACCACCAGAGAGATGGTGGATGCTTTCTTTTCCTCTGGGATCCAT GGAACGGTGTCATTTGGAGATGTGCCCTTTTATCTCTCTCGGGAGGAATGGGGGTATCTTGATCCTGCTCAGAGGGACCTCTTCTGGGACATAAAACGGGAGAACTTCCGCAATGTCTCTCTGG GTTTGGGGATCAAGAGCCAGAATGAGAAAGCTTCCTACCAGGCTAGTTTGAAAGAAGTAGAGCCACTGCctggcagatctggaggtgaggtgccCTGGAACACTGAGGAAGGTGAAGTTTGGGAAAGTGAGAATCGACCTGACCGAGAGCTGAGGCAAGAACGCCCCATAGGGGTGAGGAGAGGACGCCCTCCCACACGCCGGAGACAGTtccaagatttggcagctgagaAACCCCACAGCTGCCAGCAATGTGGAAAACGCTTCCGTTGGGGCTCAGACCTGTCACGGCACCAGCGTACACACACGGGCGAGAAGCCCCACAAATGCCAGGAATGTGAGAAGAGTTTCCGCAGTTCCTCAGACCTTGTTCGTCACCAGGGTGTCCACACGGGTGAGAAACCTTTCACCTGTACCGAGTGTGGCAAGAGCTTCAGCAGAAGTGCATACCTCACTGACCACCAGCGCATCCATACGGGTGAGAAGCCATATGAGTGCACTGAATGCGGCAAGAGCTTCTCTCTCCGCTCCTACCTGCTAGACCACCGCCGAGTGCATACTGGTGAGCGTCCCTTTGGCTGCAGTGAATGTGACAAGAGCTTCAAGCAGCGGGCACACCTCATTGCCCACCAGAGCCTTCATGCAAAGATGGCACAATCGGTGGGATGA
- the LOC140520705 gene encoding caspase-14-like isoform X1, whose product MSGTRVALTLCALGGQAGEDRAVAALEAMYQAFGFKNCLRGVVKAKSFQEELAHFRELLDAHRRPISCALVVFIAHSGCQGWLLGPDGREVQEKDLVGELNLCQALWGKAKVFLLLGSPNTDLESNAFLSILTDLCRHSPHWHLLEVLTQVIGKVTQEMPTIGYKCPIFQSSLRGALYFRRTRSHDLEPSPIPQEVYDMSGKKVALILCVTQDRFGAEQDLKALKRLFQTLGFKSILKMNPTAQDFRKALVKFRERLDACRTTVSCALIVLMAHGESEGRLLGADGQMVEVEEMVKELSTCQVLQGKAKVFLLQGCRGGNRDPGMRPRPLSWLGRWLQHWLPRSSTIPSHADILWVYANMQDVFSRENFPRNLDPVDILRVYSAAEGYVAYRDENGSDFIQTLVEVIIADPHRDLLELLTEVNRKLCEMDVLGPDCDEIRKMNLEIRSSLRKRLCLKV is encoded by the exons ATGTCTGGGACCCGAGTGGCCCTGACTCTTTGTGCCTTGGGAGGGCAAGCTGGAGAGGATAGGGCAGTTGCTGCTCTGGAGGCTATGTACCAAGCATTCGGTTTTAAGAACTGCCTTAGAGGAGTGGTCAAGGCCAAG TCTTTTCAGGAAGAACTAGCTCATTTCCGAGAGCTTCTGGATGCCCACAGGAGACCCATCAGCTGCGCATTGGTCGTCTTCATAGCTCACAGTGGATGTCAAGGGTGGCTGTTGGGACCAGATGGGAGGGAAGTACAAGAGAAGGATCTGGTTGGAGAGCTGAACCTCTGCCAAGCCCTGTGGGGCAAAGCCAAGGTGTTTCTGTTGCTGGGCAGCCCCAACA CAGACTTGGAATCCAATGCTTTTCTTTCCATCCTGACAGACCTCTGCAGGCACTCTCCCCACTGGCACCTGTTGGAGGTGCTCACCCAG GTCATTGGCAAGGTAACTCAGGAGATGCCTACCATAGGGTACAAGTGCCCCATCTTCCAGAGCTCTCTTCGGGGTGCACTGTACTTTAGGAGAACAAGGTCACATGACCTGGAG CCCAGCCCCATCCCTCAAGAGGTATATGACATGTCTGGGAAAAAAGTGGCCCTCATCTTATGTGTCACCCAGGACCGCTTTGGAGCCGAACAGGACCTTAAAGCCCTGAAGAGGCTGTTCCAAACCCTGGGTTTTAAGAGtattctgaagatgaaccccactGCCCAG GATTTCCGAAAGGCATTGGTTAAGTTCCGGGAGCGTCTGGATGCTTGTAGGACCACTGTGAGCTGTGCCCTGATAGTCCTTATGGCTCATGGGGAATCTGAGGGGAGGCTTCTGGGGGCTGATGGACAGATGGTGGAAGTAGAAGAGATGGTGAAGGAGCTGAGCACTTGTCAGGTCCTGCAGGGCAAGGCCAAAGTTTTTCTGCTGCAGGGGTGCCGTGGGG GTAACAGAGACCCAGGCATGAGACCTAGACCTTTGTCCTGGCTGGGACGCTGGCTACAGCATTGGCTACCAAGGTCTTCAACGATCCCCTCTCATGCAGACATCCTTTGGGTTTATGCTAACATGCAAG ATGTCTTCTCCAGGGAGAACTTTCCTAGGAACCTAGACCCAGTGGACATCCTGAGAGTCTATTCAGCTGCAGAAG GTTATGTGGCATACCGAGATGAGAATGGCTCCGACTTTATCCAGACTCTTGTAGAAGTTATCATAGCTGACCCTCACCGGGACCTTTTGGAACTTCTAACTGAA GTAAACAGGAAGCTGTGTGAGATGGATGTGCTTGGTCCAGACTGTGATGAAATACGAAAAATGAACTTGGAGATCAGGAGCTCCCTGAGAAAAAGATTATGTCTAAAAGTCTGA
- the LOC140520705 gene encoding caspase-14-like isoform X3, with product MSGTRVALTLCALGGQAGEDRAVAALEAMYQAFGFKNCLRGVVKAKSFQEELAHFRELLDAHRRPISCALVVFIAHSGCQGWLLGPDGREVQEKDLVGELNLCQALWGKAKVFLLLGSPNTDLESNAFLSILTDLCRHSPHWHLLEVLTQPSPIPQEVYDMSGKKVALILCVTQDRFGAEQDLKALKRLFQTLGFKSILKMNPTAQDFRKALVKFRERLDACRTTVSCALIVLMAHGESEGRLLGADGQMVEVEEMVKELSTCQVLQGKAKVFLLQGCRGGNRDPGMRPRPLSWLGRWLQHWLPRSSTIPSHADILWVYANMQDVFSRENFPRNLDPVDILRVYSAAEGYVAYRDENGSDFIQTLVEVIIADPHRDLLELLTEVNRKLCEMDVLGPDCDEIRKMNLEIRSSLRKRLCLKV from the exons ATGTCTGGGACCCGAGTGGCCCTGACTCTTTGTGCCTTGGGAGGGCAAGCTGGAGAGGATAGGGCAGTTGCTGCTCTGGAGGCTATGTACCAAGCATTCGGTTTTAAGAACTGCCTTAGAGGAGTGGTCAAGGCCAAG TCTTTTCAGGAAGAACTAGCTCATTTCCGAGAGCTTCTGGATGCCCACAGGAGACCCATCAGCTGCGCATTGGTCGTCTTCATAGCTCACAGTGGATGTCAAGGGTGGCTGTTGGGACCAGATGGGAGGGAAGTACAAGAGAAGGATCTGGTTGGAGAGCTGAACCTCTGCCAAGCCCTGTGGGGCAAAGCCAAGGTGTTTCTGTTGCTGGGCAGCCCCAACA CAGACTTGGAATCCAATGCTTTTCTTTCCATCCTGACAGACCTCTGCAGGCACTCTCCCCACTGGCACCTGTTGGAGGTGCTCACCCAG CCCAGCCCCATCCCTCAAGAGGTATATGACATGTCTGGGAAAAAAGTGGCCCTCATCTTATGTGTCACCCAGGACCGCTTTGGAGCCGAACAGGACCTTAAAGCCCTGAAGAGGCTGTTCCAAACCCTGGGTTTTAAGAGtattctgaagatgaaccccactGCCCAG GATTTCCGAAAGGCATTGGTTAAGTTCCGGGAGCGTCTGGATGCTTGTAGGACCACTGTGAGCTGTGCCCTGATAGTCCTTATGGCTCATGGGGAATCTGAGGGGAGGCTTCTGGGGGCTGATGGACAGATGGTGGAAGTAGAAGAGATGGTGAAGGAGCTGAGCACTTGTCAGGTCCTGCAGGGCAAGGCCAAAGTTTTTCTGCTGCAGGGGTGCCGTGGGG GTAACAGAGACCCAGGCATGAGACCTAGACCTTTGTCCTGGCTGGGACGCTGGCTACAGCATTGGCTACCAAGGTCTTCAACGATCCCCTCTCATGCAGACATCCTTTGGGTTTATGCTAACATGCAAG ATGTCTTCTCCAGGGAGAACTTTCCTAGGAACCTAGACCCAGTGGACATCCTGAGAGTCTATTCAGCTGCAGAAG GTTATGTGGCATACCGAGATGAGAATGGCTCCGACTTTATCCAGACTCTTGTAGAAGTTATCATAGCTGACCCTCACCGGGACCTTTTGGAACTTCTAACTGAA GTAAACAGGAAGCTGTGTGAGATGGATGTGCTTGGTCCAGACTGTGATGAAATACGAAAAATGAACTTGGAGATCAGGAGCTCCCTGAGAAAAAGATTATGTCTAAAAGTCTGA
- the LOC140520705 gene encoding caspase-14-like isoform X4 gives MSGTRVALTLCALGGQAGEDRAVAALEAMYQAFGFKNCLRGVVKAKSFQEELAHFRELLDAHRRPISCALVVFIAHSGCQGWLLGPDGREVQEKDLVGELNLCQALWGKAKVFLLLGSPNNLESNAFLSILTDLCRHSPHWHLLEVLTQPSPIPQEVYDMSGKKVALILCVTQDRFGAEQDLKALKRLFQTLGFKSILKMNPTAQDFRKALVKFRERLDACRTTVSCALIVLMAHGESEGRLLGADGQMVEVEEMVKELSTCQVLQGKAKVFLLQGCRGGNRDPGMRPRPLSWLGRWLQHWLPRSSTIPSHADILWVYANMQDVFSRENFPRNLDPVDILRVYSAAEGYVAYRDENGSDFIQTLVEVIIADPHRDLLELLTEVNRKLCEMDVLGPDCDEIRKMNLEIRSSLRKRLCLKV, from the exons ATGTCTGGGACCCGAGTGGCCCTGACTCTTTGTGCCTTGGGAGGGCAAGCTGGAGAGGATAGGGCAGTTGCTGCTCTGGAGGCTATGTACCAAGCATTCGGTTTTAAGAACTGCCTTAGAGGAGTGGTCAAGGCCAAG TCTTTTCAGGAAGAACTAGCTCATTTCCGAGAGCTTCTGGATGCCCACAGGAGACCCATCAGCTGCGCATTGGTCGTCTTCATAGCTCACAGTGGATGTCAAGGGTGGCTGTTGGGACCAGATGGGAGGGAAGTACAAGAGAAGGATCTGGTTGGAGAGCTGAACCTCTGCCAAGCCCTGTGGGGCAAAGCCAAGGTGTTTCTGTTGCTGGGCAGCCCCAACA ACTTGGAATCCAATGCTTTTCTTTCCATCCTGACAGACCTCTGCAGGCACTCTCCCCACTGGCACCTGTTGGAGGTGCTCACCCAG CCCAGCCCCATCCCTCAAGAGGTATATGACATGTCTGGGAAAAAAGTGGCCCTCATCTTATGTGTCACCCAGGACCGCTTTGGAGCCGAACAGGACCTTAAAGCCCTGAAGAGGCTGTTCCAAACCCTGGGTTTTAAGAGtattctgaagatgaaccccactGCCCAG GATTTCCGAAAGGCATTGGTTAAGTTCCGGGAGCGTCTGGATGCTTGTAGGACCACTGTGAGCTGTGCCCTGATAGTCCTTATGGCTCATGGGGAATCTGAGGGGAGGCTTCTGGGGGCTGATGGACAGATGGTGGAAGTAGAAGAGATGGTGAAGGAGCTGAGCACTTGTCAGGTCCTGCAGGGCAAGGCCAAAGTTTTTCTGCTGCAGGGGTGCCGTGGGG GTAACAGAGACCCAGGCATGAGACCTAGACCTTTGTCCTGGCTGGGACGCTGGCTACAGCATTGGCTACCAAGGTCTTCAACGATCCCCTCTCATGCAGACATCCTTTGGGTTTATGCTAACATGCAAG ATGTCTTCTCCAGGGAGAACTTTCCTAGGAACCTAGACCCAGTGGACATCCTGAGAGTCTATTCAGCTGCAGAAG GTTATGTGGCATACCGAGATGAGAATGGCTCCGACTTTATCCAGACTCTTGTAGAAGTTATCATAGCTGACCCTCACCGGGACCTTTTGGAACTTCTAACTGAA GTAAACAGGAAGCTGTGTGAGATGGATGTGCTTGGTCCAGACTGTGATGAAATACGAAAAATGAACTTGGAGATCAGGAGCTCCCTGAGAAAAAGATTATGTCTAAAAGTCTGA
- the LOC140520705 gene encoding caspase-14-like isoform X2: protein MSGTRVALTLCALGGQAGEDRAVAALEAMYQAFGFKNCLRGVVKAKSFQEELAHFRELLDAHRRPISCALVVFIAHSGCQGWLLGPDGREVQEKDLVGELNLCQALWGKAKVFLLLGSPNNLESNAFLSILTDLCRHSPHWHLLEVLTQVIGKVTQEMPTIGYKCPIFQSSLRGALYFRRTRSHDLEPSPIPQEVYDMSGKKVALILCVTQDRFGAEQDLKALKRLFQTLGFKSILKMNPTAQDFRKALVKFRERLDACRTTVSCALIVLMAHGESEGRLLGADGQMVEVEEMVKELSTCQVLQGKAKVFLLQGCRGGNRDPGMRPRPLSWLGRWLQHWLPRSSTIPSHADILWVYANMQDVFSRENFPRNLDPVDILRVYSAAEGYVAYRDENGSDFIQTLVEVIIADPHRDLLELLTEVNRKLCEMDVLGPDCDEIRKMNLEIRSSLRKRLCLKV, encoded by the exons ATGTCTGGGACCCGAGTGGCCCTGACTCTTTGTGCCTTGGGAGGGCAAGCTGGAGAGGATAGGGCAGTTGCTGCTCTGGAGGCTATGTACCAAGCATTCGGTTTTAAGAACTGCCTTAGAGGAGTGGTCAAGGCCAAG TCTTTTCAGGAAGAACTAGCTCATTTCCGAGAGCTTCTGGATGCCCACAGGAGACCCATCAGCTGCGCATTGGTCGTCTTCATAGCTCACAGTGGATGTCAAGGGTGGCTGTTGGGACCAGATGGGAGGGAAGTACAAGAGAAGGATCTGGTTGGAGAGCTGAACCTCTGCCAAGCCCTGTGGGGCAAAGCCAAGGTGTTTCTGTTGCTGGGCAGCCCCAACA ACTTGGAATCCAATGCTTTTCTTTCCATCCTGACAGACCTCTGCAGGCACTCTCCCCACTGGCACCTGTTGGAGGTGCTCACCCAG GTCATTGGCAAGGTAACTCAGGAGATGCCTACCATAGGGTACAAGTGCCCCATCTTCCAGAGCTCTCTTCGGGGTGCACTGTACTTTAGGAGAACAAGGTCACATGACCTGGAG CCCAGCCCCATCCCTCAAGAGGTATATGACATGTCTGGGAAAAAAGTGGCCCTCATCTTATGTGTCACCCAGGACCGCTTTGGAGCCGAACAGGACCTTAAAGCCCTGAAGAGGCTGTTCCAAACCCTGGGTTTTAAGAGtattctgaagatgaaccccactGCCCAG GATTTCCGAAAGGCATTGGTTAAGTTCCGGGAGCGTCTGGATGCTTGTAGGACCACTGTGAGCTGTGCCCTGATAGTCCTTATGGCTCATGGGGAATCTGAGGGGAGGCTTCTGGGGGCTGATGGACAGATGGTGGAAGTAGAAGAGATGGTGAAGGAGCTGAGCACTTGTCAGGTCCTGCAGGGCAAGGCCAAAGTTTTTCTGCTGCAGGGGTGCCGTGGGG GTAACAGAGACCCAGGCATGAGACCTAGACCTTTGTCCTGGCTGGGACGCTGGCTACAGCATTGGCTACCAAGGTCTTCAACGATCCCCTCTCATGCAGACATCCTTTGGGTTTATGCTAACATGCAAG ATGTCTTCTCCAGGGAGAACTTTCCTAGGAACCTAGACCCAGTGGACATCCTGAGAGTCTATTCAGCTGCAGAAG GTTATGTGGCATACCGAGATGAGAATGGCTCCGACTTTATCCAGACTCTTGTAGAAGTTATCATAGCTGACCCTCACCGGGACCTTTTGGAACTTCTAACTGAA GTAAACAGGAAGCTGTGTGAGATGGATGTGCTTGGTCCAGACTGTGATGAAATACGAAAAATGAACTTGGAGATCAGGAGCTCCCTGAGAAAAAGATTATGTCTAAAAGTCTGA